From Paenibacillus sp. PK3_47, the proteins below share one genomic window:
- a CDS encoding HesB/YadR/YfhF family protein has product MKMLITPEAAAWFKRELTLQSGDHIRLFPRYSSGGGLHPGFSLGIATEPPGRPAVTAEQEGLIFYMEEQDLWYMEGYSLSIVYSEKEDDIEYNYEPLPVKEGLQK; this is encoded by the coding sequence ATGAAGATGTTAATTACCCCGGAAGCAGCCGCCTGGTTCAAGAGAGAGCTTACGCTGCAGTCCGGAGACCATATCCGGCTGTTTCCCCGTTACAGCTCGGGCGGAGGACTGCATCCCGGTTTTTCGCTGGGCATTGCCACCGAACCGCCGGGCCGGCCGGCGGTGACCGCCGAGCAGGAAGGATTAATTTTTTATATGGAAGAACAGGACCTGTGGTATATGGAAGGCTATAGTCTGTCTATTGTCTATTCCGAGAAGGAAGACGATATCGAATATAACTATGAGCCGCTCCCGGTAAAGGAAGGCTTGCAGAAGTAA